A single Streptomyces sannanensis DNA region contains:
- a CDS encoding acyl carrier protein, with product MAATQEEIVAGLAEIVNEIAGIPVEDVQLDKSFTDDLDVDSLSMVEVVVAAEERFDVKIPDEDVKNLKTVGDAADYILKHQG from the coding sequence ATGGCCGCCACTCAGGAAGAGATCGTTGCCGGTCTCGCCGAGATCGTGAACGAGATCGCCGGTATCCCGGTCGAGGACGTCCAGCTGGACAAGTCCTTCACCGACGACCTGGACGTCGACTCGCTGTCCATGGTCGAGGTCGTCGTCGCCGCGGAGGAGCGTTTCGACGTCAAGATCCCCGACGAGGACGTCAAGAACCTCAAGACCGTGGGCGACGCTGCCGACTACATCCTGAAGCACCAGGGCTGA
- a CDS encoding beta-ketoacyl-[acyl-carrier-protein] synthase family protein — translation MSSTNRTVVVTGIGATTPLGGDSASTWEGLVAGRSGARALEDPRFADLPVRIAAPVAVDPGEVLPRPLARKLDRSAQFALIAAREAWKDAGYTAKAGEDESIAPERLGAVIASGIGGVTTLLDQYDVLKEKGSRRVSPHTVPMLMPNSPSANVGLEINARAGVHTPVSACASGAEAIGYAIEMIRTGRADVVVAGGTEAAIHPLPVVAFANMMAMSKNNDEPEKASRPYDKARDGFVLGEGAGVVVLESAEYAAKRGARVYCEALGQGLSADSHHIAQPEPTGRGVAAALQNLLDSTDLKASEVVHLNAHATSTPQGDIAEIKALRKVLGDDLDHIAVSATKSMTGHLLGGAGGVETVATVLALHHRLAPPTINVDELDEEIAEDGADIVRGEARALPEGTIAAINNSFGFGGHNVVLAFRTV, via the coding sequence GTGAGCTCGACCAATCGCACCGTGGTCGTCACCGGTATCGGCGCAACCACACCGCTGGGTGGCGACTCCGCCTCGACCTGGGAAGGTCTGGTCGCGGGCCGCTCCGGGGCCCGGGCACTGGAGGACCCGCGCTTCGCCGACCTCCCGGTCCGGATCGCCGCGCCCGTGGCCGTCGACCCGGGGGAGGTTCTGCCCCGTCCGCTCGCTCGTAAACTGGACCGCTCCGCGCAGTTCGCGCTGATCGCGGCCCGGGAGGCCTGGAAGGACGCCGGCTACACCGCCAAGGCCGGTGAGGACGAGTCGATCGCCCCCGAACGCCTCGGCGCCGTCATCGCCTCCGGCATCGGCGGCGTGACGACCCTGCTCGACCAGTACGACGTGCTGAAGGAGAAGGGCTCCCGCCGCGTCTCCCCGCACACCGTGCCCATGCTCATGCCGAACAGCCCGTCGGCCAACGTCGGTCTGGAGATCAACGCCCGGGCGGGCGTGCACACTCCGGTCTCCGCCTGCGCCTCCGGCGCCGAGGCCATCGGCTACGCCATCGAGATGATCCGCACCGGCCGTGCCGACGTGGTCGTCGCCGGTGGCACCGAGGCGGCCATCCACCCGCTGCCCGTCGTGGCGTTCGCCAACATGATGGCGATGTCCAAGAACAACGACGAGCCGGAGAAGGCCTCCCGCCCCTACGACAAGGCCCGCGACGGCTTCGTCCTCGGCGAGGGCGCCGGTGTCGTCGTCCTGGAGTCGGCCGAGTACGCCGCCAAGCGCGGCGCCCGTGTCTACTGCGAGGCGCTGGGCCAGGGCCTGTCCGCGGACAGCCACCACATCGCGCAGCCCGAGCCCACCGGCCGCGGCGTCGCCGCCGCGCTCCAGAACCTGCTGGACTCCACGGACCTCAAGGCCTCCGAGGTCGTCCACCTCAACGCCCACGCGACGTCCACCCCACAGGGTGACATCGCCGAGATCAAGGCGCTGCGCAAGGTCCTCGGCGACGACCTGGACCACATCGCGGTCTCCGCCACGAAGTCGATGACCGGCCACCTGCTGGGTGGCGCCGGCGGCGTCGAGACCGTCGCCACCGTGCTGGCCCTGCACCACCGTCTGGCCCCGCCGACCATCAACGTCGACGAACTCGACGAGGAGATCGCGGAGGACGGCGCCGACATCGTGCGCGGTGAGGCCCGCGCCCTGCCGGAGGGCACGATCGCCGCGATCAACAACTCGTTCGGCTTCGGCGGCCACAACGTGGTGCTGGCCTTCCGTACGGTCTGA
- a CDS encoding PQQ-binding-like beta-propeller repeat protein, which produces MSKAAAVIVAGGLLGAAVIFIVGGFRMAAKGGDCTDSCLPGHNAVNTWALCLTVAGIAAAAAAITWAVRGGTFRARWLPLLLAAGALAALWPAGAWQRSIPSPTYAVGWRATEDRPDTTRGLGNWAADDTVVRARVDGLSGFAVRDGKERWVYQAPARQSVCAMSTRTAMGLGVIGLGRHGKPCATVAAVRLGTGKVLWTQRLATDIWSSDSVGRIALADTTAVAVEAGAVRGFSAESGKQRWKRTVGEDCGVLDVDASARRAVFVEECDTPKDEVRHRIVAVDAATGKELWNTRLPTETRLADLRMISAEPAVIRLKESDERGVNAVLAFDDRGRPGMNLPLSGRAGNLAFTEGTSLLVKAAPDVFVAHGTLVTGVRMPEESDTRWIAGFRLTDGRRVWLRRLSLPVSSLARRGAGQVAAIGQDYEGSRIWVLDTRTGADAVKPLPVIGKKIPTSYERELLPVDDGYVVANTEASYGSPPFFRVR; this is translated from the coding sequence GTGTCCAAGGCCGCCGCCGTCATCGTGGCCGGCGGTCTCCTGGGCGCCGCCGTCATATTCATCGTGGGCGGGTTCCGGATGGCGGCAAAGGGCGGTGACTGCACCGACAGTTGTCTGCCCGGCCACAACGCCGTCAACACCTGGGCCCTCTGCCTCACCGTGGCCGGCATCGCCGCCGCGGCCGCCGCCATTACCTGGGCGGTGCGCGGGGGAACCTTCCGGGCCCGCTGGCTTCCCCTGCTGCTGGCCGCCGGGGCACTGGCCGCCCTCTGGCCGGCCGGGGCCTGGCAGCGGAGCATACCGAGCCCCACCTATGCGGTCGGCTGGCGGGCCACCGAGGACCGCCCCGACACCACGCGCGGCCTGGGCAACTGGGCCGCGGACGACACCGTCGTCCGGGCCCGCGTCGACGGACTGTCCGGCTTCGCCGTCCGTGACGGCAAGGAACGCTGGGTCTACCAGGCCCCGGCACGCCAGTCTGTGTGCGCCATGAGCACCCGTACGGCCATGGGCCTCGGCGTCATCGGCCTCGGCCGGCACGGGAAGCCGTGCGCCACCGTCGCCGCCGTCCGGCTCGGCACCGGCAAGGTCCTGTGGACCCAGCGGCTCGCGACCGACATATGGTCGTCGGACTCGGTCGGCCGGATCGCGCTCGCGGACACCACCGCCGTGGCCGTCGAAGCCGGCGCGGTGCGCGGGTTCTCCGCCGAGAGCGGCAAACAGCGGTGGAAGCGGACCGTCGGCGAGGACTGCGGGGTCCTGGACGTCGACGCCTCGGCCCGCCGGGCCGTGTTCGTCGAGGAGTGTGACACCCCCAAGGACGAGGTCCGGCACCGGATCGTCGCGGTGGACGCGGCCACCGGGAAGGAACTGTGGAACACCCGGCTGCCCACCGAGACCCGGCTCGCGGACCTGCGCATGATCTCGGCGGAGCCCGCCGTGATCCGTCTGAAGGAGTCGGACGAGCGGGGCGTGAACGCGGTGCTCGCCTTCGACGACCGGGGACGCCCGGGCATGAACCTGCCGCTGAGCGGCCGGGCGGGCAACCTCGCCTTCACCGAGGGAACTTCCCTGCTCGTCAAGGCGGCCCCCGACGTCTTCGTCGCCCACGGCACCCTGGTCACGGGCGTGCGGATGCCCGAGGAGAGTGACACCCGCTGGATCGCCGGGTTCCGGCTCACGGACGGCCGACGGGTCTGGCTCAGGCGCCTGAGCCTGCCCGTGTCGTCCCTCGCCCGGCGGGGCGCGGGGCAGGTGGCCGCCATCGGCCAGGACTACGAGGGCAGCAGGATCTGGGTGCTCGACACCCGTACCGGCGCGGACGCCGTCAAGCCGCTGCCGGTCATCGGCAAGAAGATCCCGACGAGCTACGAGAGGGAACTCCTGCCGGTCGACGACGGCTATGTCGTCGCCAACACGGAGGCCTCGTACGGCAGCCCGCCGTTCTTCCGGGTCCGCTGA
- a CDS encoding DUF3145 domain-containing protein — protein MTTRGVLYVHSAPRALCPHVEWAVAGILGVRVQLDWIRQPASPGTWRAEFSWQGRPGTASKLASALRGWHQLRFEVTAEPCSTAEGERYSSTPHLGIFHAVTGIHGDILIPEDRLRAAMARSTRGETDLEAEIARLLGKPWDDELEPFRYAGEGAPVRWLHQVV, from the coding sequence GTGACGACACGTGGAGTTCTGTACGTTCACTCCGCCCCGCGCGCGCTCTGCCCGCACGTCGAGTGGGCGGTGGCCGGCATCCTCGGCGTGCGGGTCCAGCTCGACTGGATCAGGCAGCCGGCCTCGCCCGGCACCTGGAGAGCGGAGTTCTCCTGGCAGGGCCGGCCCGGCACGGCCTCCAAGCTCGCCTCCGCGCTGCGCGGCTGGCACCAGCTGCGCTTCGAGGTCACGGCCGAGCCCTGCTCCACCGCCGAGGGCGAGCGCTACAGCTCCACGCCCCACCTCGGCATCTTCCACGCCGTCACCGGCATCCACGGCGACATCCTGATCCCCGAGGACCGCCTCCGCGCCGCCATGGCCCGCTCCACGCGCGGCGAGACGGACCTGGAGGCGGAGATCGCCAGACTGCTCGGCAAGCCCTGGGACGACGAACTGGAGCCCTTCCGCTACGCGGGTGAGGGTGCCCCGGTCCGATGGCTGCACCAGGTCGTCTGA
- a CDS encoding SGNH/GDSL hydrolase family protein — translation MHRIRAAVAAWTTAALVSAGMLTGCDPGGGTDAAGSPPPRPKPTPVWDRSPASIAAVGDSITRGFDACEVLSDCPEVSWATGSDTEVGSLATRLLGVTTAASRSWNYARTGARMADLPAQLSRAAAHRPELVTVMAGANDACRDSAAQMTPVAEFRASFASALGQLRRELPKTQVYVSSVPDLKRLWSTGRDSVLGRTVWKLGVCASMLGDAENDGAEATARRTAVYDRVVAYNQALQEECGKDPRCRYDGGAVFAYPFTGEQLSHWDWFHPGKNGQRELADIAYRNVTAEEPPT, via the coding sequence ATGCATCGAATACGTGCCGCGGTCGCCGCTTGGACGACGGCAGCACTCGTTTCGGCGGGCATGCTGACGGGGTGTGATCCGGGGGGCGGCACGGACGCGGCCGGGAGTCCGCCACCCCGTCCGAAACCGACACCCGTATGGGACCGCAGCCCCGCCTCGATAGCCGCGGTGGGCGACTCCATCACACGTGGGTTCGACGCCTGCGAGGTGCTGTCCGACTGCCCCGAGGTCTCCTGGGCGACCGGCAGCGACACCGAGGTGGGCAGTCTCGCGACCCGGCTGCTGGGGGTGACGACGGCGGCCTCGCGCTCTTGGAACTACGCCCGTACCGGCGCCCGGATGGCGGATCTGCCGGCCCAGCTGTCCCGTGCCGCGGCCCACCGGCCGGAGCTGGTGACGGTGATGGCGGGCGCCAACGACGCCTGCCGCGACTCCGCCGCGCAGATGACACCGGTCGCGGAGTTCCGGGCGTCCTTCGCGTCGGCTCTGGGGCAGCTGCGCCGCGAGCTGCCGAAGACCCAGGTGTATGTGTCGAGCGTGCCGGACCTGAAGCGGCTGTGGTCCACCGGGCGCGACAGCGTGCTGGGCAGGACGGTCTGGAAACTAGGCGTCTGCGCGTCGATGCTCGGCGACGCGGAGAACGACGGCGCGGAGGCGACGGCACGTCGCACGGCCGTGTACGACCGGGTCGTCGCCTACAACCAGGCACTGCAGGAGGAGTGCGGAAAGGATCCGCGCTGCCGTTACGACGGCGGGGCGGTGTTCGCGTACCCCTTCACCGGCGAGCAGCTGAGCCATTGGGACTGGTTCCATCCCGGCAAGAACGGCCAGCGGGAGCTGGCCGACATCGCCTACCGCAACGTCACGGCGGAGGAGCCGCCGACATAG
- a CDS encoding beta-glucosidase has protein sequence MTDQARRDAVEAALGKLDLDSKARLLAGQDMWSLPELPEIGLKSLVMSDGPIGVRGVRWTADDPSVALPSPTALAATWDPALARRAGRLLAQEARRKGVHVLLAPTVNLHRSPLGGRHFECCSEDPYLTGEIGTGYVQGVQDGGVGATVKHFVANDAETERLTVDNIVAPRPLRELYLAPFEAIVRNAHPWGIMSAYNQVNGSTMTEHRYLQNEVLRGEWGFDGYIVSDWMAARSTTGDILGGLDVAMPGPRTVYGEALAAAVRAGEVPESAVDDAVRNVLRLAARVGILEGAEPVVTEPPAGIDGDALAREIARRAFVLVRNENRVLPLDPSRIRKVALIGAAARDARVLGGGSAQVFPEHVLSPLDGLTAALPKGTLTYAVGADPSDELAVADKGFELHAVCRDEDGEIIGTSTVPGGQIQWIGNDLPEGVTYDVLHSVEVTGTFVPRESGEHAFGTRGLGGYTLTVGGEVLFDGVRQLGAEADPFEAFFGSPIERGRVVLTEGEPVQVSLRHVLPRIDGVPVEAVVFALVHLGPQRDPDELIAEAVEAARAADTAVVVVATTERVESEGFDRVDLRLPGHQDDLVRAVAAANPNTVVVVNSGSPVELPWRDRVAAVLLSWFPGQEGGAALADVLLGAEEPGGRLPTTWPASLADAPVSEVTPTAGELHYTEGVFIGYRAWEEAGAVPAYPFGHGLGYTDWVYESLTLDGTTATVRIRNTGTRRGREVVQLYLAPLDDTVERPARWLAGFASAEAAPGETAEVTVELPRRAFETWDESANAWKRIPGTYEVQAAHSLADRRLGATLQA, from the coding sequence GTGACCGACCAGGCACGCAGGGACGCCGTCGAGGCGGCACTCGGCAAGCTCGATCTCGATTCCAAGGCCCGTCTGCTGGCCGGCCAGGACATGTGGTCGCTGCCCGAGCTGCCCGAGATCGGACTGAAGTCCCTGGTCATGTCGGACGGCCCGATCGGCGTCCGGGGCGTCCGCTGGACCGCCGACGACCCCTCCGTCGCCCTTCCGTCCCCCACCGCGCTCGCCGCCACCTGGGACCCGGCCCTGGCCCGCCGGGCCGGGCGGCTGCTCGCCCAGGAAGCCCGCCGCAAGGGTGTCCACGTCCTGCTCGCGCCCACCGTCAACCTGCACCGCTCACCGCTCGGCGGCCGCCACTTCGAGTGCTGCTCCGAGGACCCGTACCTCACCGGCGAGATCGGCACCGGATACGTCCAGGGCGTCCAGGACGGCGGCGTCGGCGCCACCGTCAAGCACTTCGTCGCCAACGACGCCGAGACCGAGCGCCTCACCGTCGACAACATCGTCGCCCCGCGGCCGCTGCGCGAGCTCTACCTCGCCCCCTTCGAGGCCATCGTCAGGAACGCCCACCCCTGGGGCATCATGTCGGCCTACAACCAGGTCAACGGCTCGACCATGACCGAACACCGCTACCTCCAGAACGAGGTGCTGCGCGGTGAATGGGGGTTCGACGGATACATCGTCTCCGACTGGATGGCCGCCCGCTCCACCACCGGCGACATCCTCGGCGGTCTCGACGTCGCCATGCCCGGCCCGCGGACCGTCTACGGCGAGGCGCTCGCCGCCGCCGTCCGCGCCGGCGAGGTGCCGGAGTCCGCCGTCGACGACGCCGTACGCAACGTGCTGCGCCTCGCCGCCAGGGTCGGCATCCTCGAGGGCGCAGAGCCCGTCGTCACCGAGCCGCCCGCCGGTATCGACGGCGACGCACTGGCCCGTGAGATCGCCCGCCGCGCCTTCGTCCTCGTACGCAACGAGAACCGCGTCCTTCCGCTCGACCCGTCCCGGATCCGCAAGGTCGCCCTCATCGGCGCGGCCGCCCGCGACGCCCGGGTCCTGGGCGGCGGCTCCGCACAGGTCTTCCCCGAGCATGTGCTCTCCCCGCTCGACGGCCTCACCGCCGCGCTCCCCAAGGGGACCCTGACGTACGCCGTCGGAGCCGACCCCAGCGATGAACTCGCCGTCGCCGACAAGGGCTTCGAGCTGCACGCCGTCTGCCGCGACGAGGACGGCGAGATCATCGGCACCTCCACCGTGCCCGGCGGTCAGATCCAGTGGATCGGCAACGACCTGCCCGAGGGGGTCACCTATGACGTCCTGCACAGCGTCGAGGTGACCGGCACCTTCGTCCCGCGCGAGAGCGGCGAGCACGCCTTCGGCACCCGCGGCCTCGGCGGCTATACGCTCACCGTCGGCGGCGAGGTCCTCTTCGACGGCGTCCGGCAGCTCGGCGCGGAGGCCGACCCCTTCGAGGCGTTCTTCGGTTCACCCATCGAGCGCGGCCGCGTCGTCCTCACCGAGGGCGAGCCGGTGCAGGTCTCCCTCCGCCATGTCCTGCCCAGGATCGACGGCGTCCCGGTCGAGGCCGTCGTCTTCGCCCTCGTCCACCTCGGTCCGCAGCGTGACCCCGACGAACTGATTGCCGAAGCCGTCGAGGCCGCCCGCGCCGCGGACACCGCGGTCGTCGTGGTCGCCACCACCGAGCGTGTCGAGTCCGAGGGCTTCGACCGCGTGGACCTCCGGCTCCCCGGCCACCAGGACGACCTCGTACGGGCCGTCGCCGCCGCCAACCCGAACACCGTGGTCGTCGTCAACTCCGGCTCCCCGGTGGAGCTCCCCTGGCGCGACCGGGTCGCCGCGGTGCTGCTCAGCTGGTTCCCCGGCCAGGAGGGCGGCGCGGCGCTCGCCGACGTCCTGCTCGGCGCGGAGGAGCCGGGCGGCCGGCTGCCCACCACCTGGCCCGCCTCGCTGGCCGACGCCCCCGTCTCGGAGGTCACCCCCACCGCCGGTGAACTCCACTACACCGAGGGTGTGTTCATCGGCTACCGCGCCTGGGAGGAAGCGGGTGCCGTTCCCGCGTACCCCTTCGGCCACGGTCTGGGCTACACCGACTGGGTGTACGAGTCCTTGACCCTCGACGGCACCACCGCCACCGTCCGCATCCGCAACACCGGTACGCGCCGGGGCCGCGAGGTCGTCCAGCTCTACCTGGCCCCGCTCGACGACACGGTGGAACGCCCGGCCCGCTGGCTGGCCGGCTTCGCCTCGGCCGAGGCAGCCCCCGGCGAGACCGCCGAGGTCACGGTCGAACTGCCGCGTCGCGCCTTCGAGACCTGGGACGAGTCCGCGAACGCCTGGAAGCGCATCCCCGGCACCTACGAGGTCCAGGCAGCCCACTCCCTGGCCGACCGGCGCCTCGGCGCCACGCTGCAGGCCTGA
- a CDS encoding TetR/AcrR family transcriptional regulator → MARAKSEERRAEILRAALEVIAERGYRGASLNAVAERVGLTQQGLLHYFPTKETLLVAVLEERDQWDTGSGSRSGQSWPLELLGSLVEYNAMRPGIVQTFSALLGESVTEGHPAREFFTRRYVQVREDMADSLRGEYGDRLPGGLTPEQAAPLLVAVMDGLQYQWLLDPEAVDMPAAFRDFVGLLRSGN, encoded by the coding sequence ATGGCCAGAGCGAAGAGCGAGGAGCGTCGCGCCGAGATCCTGCGCGCCGCCCTCGAAGTGATCGCCGAGCGCGGCTACCGAGGTGCCTCCCTGAACGCGGTCGCGGAGCGAGTGGGGCTGACCCAGCAGGGACTGCTGCACTACTTCCCCACCAAGGAGACGCTGCTCGTCGCCGTACTGGAGGAGCGCGACCAGTGGGACACCGGTTCGGGCAGCCGCTCCGGGCAGAGCTGGCCGCTCGAACTCCTCGGCTCCCTGGTCGAGTACAACGCGATGCGCCCCGGCATCGTCCAGACCTTCTCCGCGCTGCTCGGCGAGAGCGTGACGGAGGGCCACCCGGCGCGGGAGTTCTTCACCCGCCGCTATGTCCAGGTCCGCGAGGACATGGCCGACAGCCTGCGCGGCGAGTACGGCGACCGGCTGCCGGGCGGCCTCACCCCCGAGCAGGCCGCGCCCCTGCTGGTGGCGGTGATGGACGGCCTCCAGTACCAGTGGCTGCTGGACCCGGAGGCCGTGGACATGCCGGCGGCGTTCCGCGACTTCGTCGGCCTGCTACGGTCCGGGAACTGA
- a CDS encoding EI24 domain-containing protein, with protein sequence MRDLGVGFGYLVKGQRWVGRNGTSFGVGLLPGLITLVLYAGAIVGLGFGADNLVAWTTPFADDWSSPWLGIFRGFLTALVFAFGLFLAVISFTAVTLLVGQPFYEHLSEQVDTSESEDGTAPESGLSLGRELWISARDSLRILVRATIWGVLLFALGFIPVIGQTVIPVVGFCVSGFFLAEELTAVALQRRGVELKERLTLLRGRRLLTLGFGVPLTLAFLVPFVAVFLMPGAVAGATLLVRDLTAAPEEEPQVAAPASLTEDPVR encoded by the coding sequence ATGCGTGATCTAGGGGTGGGTTTCGGCTATCTGGTCAAAGGGCAGCGCTGGGTCGGCCGGAACGGCACGTCGTTCGGCGTCGGACTGCTGCCGGGGCTGATCACTCTCGTCCTGTACGCGGGTGCGATCGTCGGCCTCGGCTTCGGCGCGGACAACCTGGTGGCCTGGACGACTCCGTTCGCCGACGACTGGTCCTCGCCGTGGCTCGGCATCTTCCGCGGGTTCCTCACCGCGCTCGTCTTCGCCTTCGGGCTGTTCCTCGCCGTGATCTCGTTCACCGCGGTCACCCTCCTCGTCGGCCAGCCGTTCTACGAGCACCTCTCCGAGCAGGTCGACACGTCCGAGTCCGAGGACGGCACCGCGCCCGAGTCCGGCCTGTCGCTGGGGCGCGAACTGTGGATCTCCGCCCGCGACAGCCTGCGCATCCTGGTGCGGGCCACGATCTGGGGTGTTCTGCTCTTCGCTCTCGGCTTCATCCCGGTGATCGGGCAGACGGTGATCCCGGTCGTCGGCTTCTGCGTCTCCGGCTTCTTCCTCGCCGAGGAGCTCACCGCGGTGGCCCTCCAGCGGCGCGGTGTCGAGCTGAAGGAGCGTCTGACGCTGCTGCGCGGCCGCCGTCTGCTCACCCTCGGCTTCGGTGTCCCGCTCACCCTGGCCTTCCTGGTCCCGTTCGTGGCGGTCTTCCTGATGCCCGGCGCGGTCGCGGGCGCGACGCTGCTGGTCCGCGATCTGACGGCGGCTCCGGAGGAGGAGCCGCAGGTCGCCGCCCCGGCTTCGCTCACCGAGGATCCTGTTCGCTGA
- a CDS encoding organic hydroperoxide resistance protein, protein MSIQAIDVLYTAVATAENGRDGRVATDDGKLDVVVNPPKELGGSGAGTNPEQLFAAGYSACFQGALGVVARQEKADISGSTVTAEVGLGRTEADGFGLEVRITASIPNVDAATAQALVEKAHQVCPYSNATRGNIKVEVAAA, encoded by the coding sequence ATGTCCATCCAGGCGATCGACGTCCTGTACACCGCCGTGGCCACCGCGGAGAACGGCCGTGACGGCCGCGTCGCCACCGACGACGGCAAGCTCGACGTCGTTGTGAACCCGCCGAAGGAGCTCGGCGGCAGCGGTGCCGGCACCAACCCGGAGCAGCTCTTCGCCGCCGGCTACAGCGCCTGCTTCCAGGGCGCCCTCGGTGTCGTCGCCCGCCAGGAGAAGGCCGACATCTCCGGCTCCACCGTCACCGCCGAGGTCGGCCTGGGCAGGACCGAGGCCGACGGCTTCGGCCTGGAGGTCCGGATCACCGCCTCCATCCCGAATGTGGACGCGGCCACCGCGCAGGCCCTGGTCGAGAAGGCCCACCAGGTGTGCCCGTACTCCAACGCCACCCGCGGCAACATCAAGGTCGAGGTCGCCGCGGCCTGA
- a CDS encoding NADP-dependent oxidoreductase: MSALPVTSREWHLIARPHGWPKPEDFALREAPVAEPGPGRILVRNLFMSVDPYMRGRMNDVKSYVPPFALDAPMDGGAVGEVIASADSRFAVGDHVLHGLGWREYADVEAERAVKADPSLAPLSAYLGVLGMPGLTAYAGLLEVASFKEGDIVFVSGAAGAVGGQVGQIAKLKGASRVIGSAGSDDKVKLLVEEYGFDAAFNYKSGPVAEQLRAAAPDGIDVYFDNVGGEHLEAAISSLNVHGRVVLCGAIAQYNNTEAAPGPRNLALAIGKRLRLQGMLVRDHAALQPQFVQEVAGWIRSGELKYSETVVDGIENGVEAFLGLLRGENTGKMIVSLGR, translated from the coding sequence ATGTCCGCACTCCCCGTCACCAGTCGTGAATGGCATCTGATCGCCCGCCCGCACGGCTGGCCCAAGCCGGAGGACTTCGCGCTGCGCGAGGCCCCCGTCGCCGAGCCCGGCCCCGGCCGCATCCTGGTCCGTAACCTCTTCATGTCGGTCGATCCGTACATGAGGGGCCGGATGAACGATGTGAAGTCGTACGTACCGCCCTTCGCGCTCGACGCGCCGATGGACGGCGGTGCGGTCGGCGAGGTCATCGCCTCCGCCGACTCGCGCTTCGCCGTGGGCGACCATGTGCTGCACGGGCTCGGCTGGCGCGAGTACGCCGATGTGGAGGCGGAGCGCGCCGTCAAGGCCGACCCCTCGCTCGCCCCGCTCTCCGCCTACCTCGGAGTGCTCGGCATGCCCGGCCTGACCGCCTACGCCGGGCTGCTGGAGGTCGCCTCCTTCAAGGAGGGCGACATCGTCTTCGTCTCCGGCGCTGCGGGCGCGGTCGGCGGCCAGGTCGGCCAGATCGCGAAGCTCAAGGGGGCCTCGCGGGTCATCGGCTCGGCCGGCTCCGACGACAAGGTCAAGCTGCTCGTCGAGGAGTACGGCTTCGACGCGGCCTTCAACTACAAGAGCGGCCCGGTCGCCGAGCAGCTCAGGGCGGCCGCCCCGGACGGCATCGACGTCTACTTCGACAATGTCGGAGGCGAGCACCTGGAGGCCGCGATCTCCTCGCTCAACGTGCACGGCCGGGTCGTGCTGTGCGGTGCCATCGCGCAGTACAACAACACCGAGGCCGCCCCCGGTCCGCGCAATCTCGCCCTCGCCATCGGCAAGCGGCTGCGGCTCCAGGGGATGCTCGTCCGCGACCACGCCGCACTCCAGCCGCAGTTCGTCCAGGAGGTCGCGGGCTGGATCCGCTCCGGTGAGCTCAAGTACTCCGAGACCGTCGTGGACGGCATCGAGAACGGTGTCGAGGCCTTTCTGGGGCTGCTCCGGGGCGAGAACACCGGAAAGATGATCGTCTCGCTCGGTCGCTGA
- a CDS encoding MarR family winged helix-turn-helix transcriptional regulator yields the protein MAPRTDPLTLEVVELIGTVVARYYDEYEQAAAEHALTGAQARVLGLLSLEPTPMRRIAQKLKCEPSNVTGIVDRLETRGLVERRPDPADRRVKLAAATDEGLRTAAALRESLNFAREPLAELSTEERTVLRDLLQRMLGADAVSTATALALSPQVKRGTPPARM from the coding sequence ATGGCCCCTCGCACAGACCCCCTGACCCTCGAGGTCGTCGAACTGATCGGCACCGTCGTGGCGCGTTACTACGACGAATACGAGCAGGCCGCGGCAGAGCACGCGCTCACCGGGGCACAGGCCCGCGTCCTGGGACTGCTCTCCCTGGAGCCGACGCCGATGCGGCGTATAGCCCAGAAGCTGAAGTGCGAGCCGTCGAACGTCACCGGCATCGTCGACCGGCTGGAGACCCGCGGCCTGGTCGAACGTCGCCCCGACCCGGCGGACCGGCGCGTCAAGCTCGCCGCCGCCACCGACGAGGGCCTGCGGACCGCGGCGGCGCTGCGGGAGTCACTGAACTTCGCCCGTGAGCCGCTCGCCGAGCTCTCCACGGAGGAGCGCACGGTCCTGCGCGACCTGCTCCAGCGAATGCTGGGAGCCGACGCCGTTAGCACTGCAACCGCACTCGCGCTATCGCCGCAGGTCAAGCGCGGTACACCGCCCGCCCGCATGTGA